In a genomic window of Streptomyces roseoviridis:
- the rpmB gene encoding 50S ribosomal protein L28: MAANCDVCGKGPGFGNNISHSHRRTSRRWNPNIQRVRAVVGRTPKRLNVCTSCIKAGKVSR; this comes from the coding sequence GTGGCTGCCAACTGCGACGTCTGCGGCAAGGGGCCGGGCTTCGGCAACAACATTTCGCACTCGCACCGCCGTACGTCTCGTCGCTGGAACCCGAACATCCAGCGCGTGCGTGCCGTGGTCGGTCGGACGCCGAAGCGGCTCAACGTCTGCACCTCGTGCATCAAGGCCGGCAAGGTCTCGCGCTAA
- a CDS encoding acylphosphatase: MNDDVRMTAWVRGRVQGVGFRWFTRANALEIGGLVGFALNLDDGRVQVVAEGPRENCHRLLDWLCSDDTPGRVDGVTEIWDTPRGVYDTFAIR, from the coding sequence ATGAACGACGACGTACGAATGACCGCCTGGGTGCGCGGCCGGGTACAGGGAGTGGGCTTCCGCTGGTTCACCAGGGCAAACGCACTGGAGATCGGGGGGCTCGTCGGCTTCGCCCTGAACCTCGACGACGGCCGGGTGCAGGTGGTGGCCGAGGGGCCGCGTGAGAATTGCCACCGTCTGCTCGACTGGCTCTGCTCCGACGACACGCCCGGCCGGGTGGACGGAGTCACTGAGATCTGGGACACCCCCCGCGGCGTCTACGACACCTTCGCCATCCGCTGA
- the rpmF gene encoding 50S ribosomal protein L32, with protein sequence MAVPKRKMSRSNTRHRRSQWKAAVPTLVSCERCQEPKQQHIACPSCGTYNKRQVLSV encoded by the coding sequence GTGGCTGTTCCGAAGCGGAAGATGTCGCGCAGCAACACGCGCCACCGCCGGTCGCAGTGGAAGGCTGCGGTCCCCACCCTGGTTTCGTGTGAGCGTTGCCAGGAGCCGAAGCAGCAGCACATCGCGTGCCCGAGCTGCGGCACCTACAACAAGCGCCAGGTCCTCTCGGTCTGA
- a CDS encoding ATP synthase F0 subunit B, with the protein MDVQKKLDEIVATVRNARSMPMSASCVVNRAELLALLEEVREALPGSLAQAQELLGGREQMVEQARREAERIIEAAHAERGSLISDTQVARQSQDEAERILAEARREAEEIRAEADDYVDSKLANFEVVLGKTIASVDRGREKLLGRGPGLDADGFADEDAPEYSSDPQTLIQRADAYVDTKLGAFEAVLSKTLEAVGRGRQKLHGRIASDALGEHMAAQDAAGPGTQHTSDADYLAGLAELADPEPVQIPAQQQAAPPPQHDPYAYQQPVQDPYAYQQPVQDPYAYQQPQQADPYAYPYGYEQQQQPQQQPHPPQHQPQAQQAGSLDETSFFDTSMIDLDQLRRYEQGH; encoded by the coding sequence GTGGACGTGCAGAAGAAGCTCGACGAGATCGTCGCGACGGTCAGAAACGCCCGCTCCATGCCCATGTCGGCGTCCTGCGTGGTCAACCGGGCCGAGCTGCTCGCCCTGCTCGAAGAGGTCCGCGAGGCCCTGCCGGGCTCGCTCGCCCAGGCCCAGGAGCTGCTCGGCGGGCGCGAGCAGATGGTCGAGCAGGCCCGCCGGGAGGCCGAGCGGATCATCGAGGCCGCCCATGCCGAGCGCGGCTCGCTGATCTCCGACACCCAGGTCGCCCGCCAGTCCCAGGACGAGGCCGAGCGCATCCTGGCCGAGGCCCGCCGGGAGGCGGAGGAGATCCGCGCCGAGGCCGACGACTACGTCGACTCCAAGCTGGCGAACTTCGAGGTGGTCCTCGGCAAGACCATCGCCTCCGTCGACCGGGGCCGCGAGAAGCTCCTCGGCCGTGGCCCGGGCCTGGACGCCGACGGGTTCGCCGACGAGGACGCACCCGAGTACAGCTCCGACCCGCAGACCCTGATCCAGCGCGCCGACGCCTACGTGGACACCAAGCTGGGCGCCTTCGAGGCCGTGCTGAGCAAGACCCTGGAAGCGGTCGGCCGCGGCCGCCAGAAGCTGCACGGCCGGATCGCCAGCGACGCCCTCGGGGAGCACATGGCCGCCCAGGACGCGGCCGGGCCCGGGACGCAGCACACCAGCGACGCCGACTACCTGGCCGGCCTCGCGGAGCTGGCCGACCCCGAGCCCGTACAGATCCCCGCGCAGCAGCAGGCCGCCCCGCCGCCGCAGCACGACCCGTACGCCTACCAGCAGCCCGTCCAGGACCCGTACGCCTACCAGCAGCCGGTCCAGGACCCCTACGCCTACCAGCAGCCGCAGCAGGCCGACCCCTACGCGTACCCGTACGGCTACGAGCAGCAGCAGCAGCCGCAGCAGCAGCCCCACCCGCCCCAGCACCAGCCGCAGGCCCAGCAGGCCGGCTCGCTCGACGAGACCAGCTTCTTCGACACGAGCATGATCGACCTGGACCAGCTGCGCCGGTACGAACAGGGCCACTAG
- the mutM gene encoding bifunctional DNA-formamidopyrimidine glycosylase/DNA-(apurinic or apyrimidinic site) lyase — protein MPELPEVEVVRRGLERWVAGRTVADVEVLHPRAVRRHAEGAADFAARLKGHRFGVARRRGKYLWLPLADAGASVLGHLGMSGQLLVQPEDAADEKHLRIRIRFADLAGTELRFVDQRTFGGLSLHDTAPESTDGLPDVIAHIARDPLDPAFDDAAFQTALRLRRTTIKRALLDQSLISGVGNIYADEALWRARLHYDRPTATLTRPRSAELLGHVRDVMNAALAAGGTSFDSLYVNVNGESGYFDRSLDAYGREGEPCRRCGTPMRRRPWMNRSSYYCPRCQRPPRAPAGAVLAA, from the coding sequence GTGCCCGAGCTGCCCGAGGTCGAGGTCGTACGACGCGGTCTTGAGCGATGGGTCGCGGGGCGGACCGTCGCCGACGTGGAGGTCCTGCACCCGCGGGCCGTGCGCCGCCACGCGGAGGGCGCGGCCGACTTCGCCGCCCGGCTGAAGGGCCACCGGTTCGGGGTGGCGCGGCGGCGCGGCAAGTACCTGTGGCTGCCGCTGGCGGACGCCGGCGCCTCCGTGCTCGGGCACCTCGGCATGAGCGGTCAGCTCCTGGTGCAGCCCGAGGACGCCGCCGACGAGAAGCACCTGCGGATCCGGATCCGCTTCGCCGACCTCGCCGGCACCGAGCTGCGCTTCGTCGACCAGCGGACCTTCGGCGGGCTGTCCCTGCACGACACCGCCCCGGAGAGCACCGACGGGCTCCCGGACGTCATCGCGCACATCGCCCGCGATCCGCTCGACCCCGCCTTCGACGACGCCGCCTTCCAGACCGCGCTGCGGCTGCGGCGCACGACGATCAAGCGGGCGCTGCTCGACCAGTCGCTGATCAGCGGCGTGGGCAACATCTACGCCGACGAGGCGCTGTGGCGGGCGCGGCTGCACTACGACCGGCCGACCGCCACGCTGACCCGGCCGCGCTCGGCCGAGCTGCTCGGGCACGTACGGGACGTGATGAACGCGGCGCTCGCGGCCGGCGGCACCAGCTTCGACTCGCTGTACGTGAACGTGAACGGCGAGTCCGGCTACTTCGACCGGTCGCTCGACGCCTACGGGCGGGAGGGCGAGCCCTGCCGCCGCTGCGGCACGCCGATGCGCCGGCGCCCCTGGATGAACCGCTCCAGCTACTACTGCCCGCGCTGCCAGCGTCCTCCGCGCGCGCCGGCGGGAGCGGTCCTGGCCGCCTGA
- a CDS encoding helix-turn-helix domain-containing protein, protein MTDDLVYDVFAKGCPSRGTLEHVTGRWGSLTLGALHEGSFRFNELRRRVDGVSEKMLSQTLHALERDGLVHREAQPTNPPRVDYRLTPLGAEVAERLLGLIHLVEGRMDEVLAAREAYDAERAAPVAP, encoded by the coding sequence ATGACCGACGACCTCGTCTACGACGTGTTCGCGAAGGGCTGTCCCTCGCGCGGCACGCTGGAGCACGTGACCGGCCGATGGGGCAGCCTGACCCTGGGCGCGCTCCACGAAGGCTCGTTCCGCTTCAACGAGCTGCGGCGCCGGGTCGACGGCGTCAGCGAGAAGATGCTGTCCCAGACGCTGCACGCCCTGGAGCGCGACGGCCTCGTGCACCGCGAGGCCCAGCCCACCAATCCCCCGCGCGTCGACTACCGGCTCACGCCGCTGGGCGCGGAGGTAGCCGAGCGGCTGCTCGGCCTGATCCACCTGGTGGAGGGCCGCATGGACGAGGTCCTCGCCGCCCGCGAGGCGTACGACGCGGAGCGCGCCGCGCCCGTGGCCCCGTAA
- the recG gene encoding ATP-dependent DNA helicase RecG → MDRVPSLDEPLKKLLGAATAKVMAEHMDLHTVGDLLHHYPRRYAERGELTALADLPLDEHVTVVAQVADARLHTFNKGGRGKGQRLEVTVTDGSGRMQLVFFGRTVHFHQKELLPGRRAMFAGKVGVFNRRLQLAHPEYKLLDADTSTDTVRAFASELLPIYPACKQIESWTIEQSVAIALDSMAATGWEGLVDPLPPALREGRGLTDLPDALTRIHRPRTKADIADARDRLKWDEAFVLQVALARRRHADTQLPAVARRPAPDGLLTAFDAKLPFTLTEGQRKVSQEIFDDLATDHPMHRLLQGEVGSGKTLVALRAMLAVVDAGGQAAMLAPTEVLAQQHHRSVTEMMGELAEGGMLGGAEHATKVVLLTGSMGTAARRQALLDLVTGEAGMVIGTHALIEDKVQFHDLGLVVVDEQHRFGVEQRDALRGKGRQPPHLLVMTATPIPRTVAMTVFGDLETSVLDQLPAGRSPIASHVVPAADKPHFLARAWERVREEVEAGHQAYVVCPRIGDEEDQKPKRKAGPEDDAEKRPPLAVLDVAEQLRAGPLAGLRVEVLHGRMHPDDKDEVMRRFAAGEADVLVATTVIEVGVNVPNATAMVIMDADRFGVSQLHQLRGRVGRGSAPGLCLLVTEMPEASPARQRLGAVAATLDGFELSRIDLEQRREGDVLGQAQSGVRSSLRMLTVIEDEEVITAAREEATALVLADPDLTAHPELRTALDALLDKDREEYLEKG, encoded by the coding sequence ATGGATCGCGTGCCTTCGCTCGACGAACCCCTCAAGAAGCTGCTCGGCGCCGCCACCGCCAAGGTGATGGCCGAGCACATGGACCTGCACACCGTCGGTGACCTGCTCCACCACTACCCCCGGCGGTACGCGGAGCGCGGCGAGCTCACCGCGCTCGCCGACCTGCCGCTCGACGAGCACGTCACCGTCGTCGCCCAGGTCGCCGACGCGCGCCTGCACACCTTCAACAAGGGCGGCCGCGGCAAGGGACAGCGCCTGGAGGTGACCGTCACCGACGGCAGCGGCCGGATGCAGCTCGTGTTCTTCGGCCGCACCGTCCACTTCCACCAGAAGGAACTGCTCCCCGGCCGCCGCGCCATGTTCGCCGGCAAGGTCGGCGTCTTCAACCGCAGGCTCCAGCTCGCCCACCCCGAGTACAAGCTCCTCGACGCCGACACCAGCACCGACACCGTCAGGGCCTTCGCGAGCGAACTGCTCCCGATCTACCCGGCCTGCAAGCAGATCGAGTCCTGGACCATCGAGCAGTCCGTGGCCATCGCCCTCGACTCCATGGCGGCCACCGGCTGGGAAGGGCTCGTCGACCCGCTGCCGCCCGCCCTGCGCGAGGGCCGCGGCCTCACCGACCTGCCCGACGCCCTCACCAGGATCCACCGGCCCCGCACCAAGGCCGACATCGCCGACGCCCGCGACCGCCTCAAGTGGGACGAGGCGTTCGTCCTCCAGGTCGCCCTCGCCCGCCGCCGGCACGCCGACACCCAGCTGCCCGCCGTCGCGCGCCGCCCCGCCCCGGACGGGCTGCTCACCGCCTTCGACGCCAAGCTCCCCTTCACCCTCACCGAGGGCCAGCGGAAGGTCTCCCAGGAGATCTTCGACGACCTCGCCACCGACCACCCCATGCACCGCCTCCTCCAGGGCGAGGTCGGCTCCGGCAAGACGCTGGTCGCCCTGCGCGCCATGCTCGCCGTCGTCGACGCCGGCGGACAGGCCGCGATGCTCGCGCCCACCGAGGTCCTCGCCCAGCAGCACCACCGCTCGGTCACCGAGATGATGGGCGAGCTCGCCGAAGGGGGCATGCTCGGCGGCGCCGAGCACGCCACCAAGGTCGTGCTGCTCACCGGCTCCATGGGCACCGCCGCCCGCCGCCAGGCGCTGCTCGACCTGGTCACGGGCGAGGCCGGCATGGTCATCGGCACCCACGCGCTGATCGAGGACAAGGTGCAGTTCCACGACCTCGGCCTGGTCGTCGTCGACGAGCAGCACCGCTTCGGCGTGGAGCAGCGCGACGCCCTGCGCGGCAAGGGCAGACAGCCCCCGCACCTGCTCGTCATGACGGCCACCCCCATTCCCCGTACGGTCGCCATGACCGTCTTCGGCGACCTGGAGACCTCCGTCCTCGACCAGCTGCCCGCCGGCCGCTCGCCCATCGCCAGCCACGTCGTCCCCGCCGCCGACAAGCCGCACTTCCTCGCCCGCGCCTGGGAGCGGGTCCGCGAGGAGGTCGAGGCCGGGCACCAGGCGTACGTCGTCTGCCCCCGCATCGGCGACGAGGAGGACCAGAAGCCCAAGCGGAAGGCGGGCCCCGAGGACGACGCCGAGAAGCGGCCGCCGCTCGCCGTCCTCGACGTCGCCGAGCAGCTGCGCGCCGGACCGCTCGCCGGGCTCCGCGTCGAGGTGCTGCACGGCCGTATGCACCCCGACGACAAGGACGAGGTCATGCGCCGCTTCGCCGCCGGCGAGGCCGACGTCCTCGTCGCCACCACCGTCATCGAGGTCGGCGTCAACGTCCCCAACGCCACCGCCATGGTGATCATGGACGCGGACCGCTTCGGCGTCTCCCAGCTCCACCAGCTCCGCGGCCGCGTCGGCCGCGGCTCCGCCCCCGGCCTGTGTCTGCTCGTCACCGAGATGCCCGAGGCGAGCCCCGCCCGGCAGCGCCTCGGCGCCGTCGCCGCCACCCTCGACGGCTTCGAGCTCTCCCGCATCGACCTCGAACAGCGCCGCGAGGGCGACGTCCTCGGCCAGGCCCAGTCGGGCGTGCGTTCCTCGCTGCGGATGCTCACCGTCATCGAGGACGAGGAGGTCATCACCGCCGCCCGCGAGGAGGCCACCGCCCTCGTCCTGGCCGACCCCGACCTCACCGCCCACCCCGAGCTGCGCACCGCCCTCGACGCGCTCCTGGACAAGGACCGGGAGGAGTACCTGGAGAAGGGCTGA
- a CDS encoding flavodoxin family protein, with product MTTPVVSIAYHSGYGHTAVLAEAVRDGAADAGATVHLIKVDEITEAQWELLDASDAIVFGSPTYMGTASGAFHQFAEATSKRWFADAWLDKLAAGFTNSGSKSGDKLHTLQFFQTLAGQHGMTWVNLGLKPGWNTSEASENDLNRLGFFSGAGAQSPADLGPEAVHKADIVTAEHLGRRVAETARTFARGKAAV from the coding sequence ATGACCACGCCCGTCGTCTCCATCGCGTACCACTCCGGCTACGGCCACACCGCCGTCCTCGCCGAGGCCGTCCGGGACGGTGCCGCCGACGCAGGGGCCACCGTCCACCTGATCAAGGTCGACGAGATCACCGAGGCCCAGTGGGAGCTCCTCGACGCCTCCGACGCGATCGTCTTCGGCTCGCCGACCTACATGGGCACCGCCTCCGGTGCCTTCCACCAGTTCGCCGAGGCCACCTCGAAGCGCTGGTTCGCCGACGCCTGGCTGGACAAGCTGGCCGCCGGCTTCACCAACTCCGGCTCGAAGAGCGGCGACAAGCTGCACACCCTGCAGTTCTTCCAGACCCTCGCCGGCCAGCACGGCATGACCTGGGTCAACCTCGGCCTGAAGCCGGGCTGGAACACCAGCGAGGCGTCCGAGAACGACCTGAACCGCCTCGGCTTCTTCTCCGGCGCCGGCGCCCAGAGCCCGGCCGACCTCGGCCCCGAGGCCGTCCACAAGGCCGACATCGTCACCGCCGAGCACCTCGGCCGCCGCGTCGCCGAGACCGCCCGCACGTTCGCGCGCGGGAAGGCCGCCGTCTGA
- the coaD gene encoding pantetheine-phosphate adenylyltransferase, whose protein sequence is MRRAVCPGSFDPITNGHLDIIARASKLYDVVHVAVMINQSKQGLFSVDERIELIREVTADFGNVEVESFHGLLVDFCKQRDIPAIVKGLRAVSDFDYELQMAQMNNGLSGVETLFVPTNPTYSFLSSSLVKEVAAWGGDVSHLVPPAVLARLTERLRER, encoded by the coding sequence TTGCGCCGCGCCGTCTGTCCGGGGTCATTCGACCCCATCACCAATGGACACCTCGACATCATCGCCCGCGCCTCCAAGCTGTACGACGTCGTGCACGTCGCGGTGATGATCAACCAGTCGAAGCAGGGCCTGTTCTCCGTCGACGAGCGGATCGAGCTCATCCGCGAGGTCACCGCCGACTTCGGCAACGTCGAGGTGGAGTCCTTCCACGGCCTGCTCGTCGACTTCTGCAAGCAGCGCGACATCCCGGCCATCGTCAAGGGCCTGCGGGCGGTCAGCGACTTCGACTACGAGCTCCAGATGGCCCAGATGAACAACGGGCTCTCGGGCGTCGAGACCCTGTTCGTGCCCACCAACCCGACCTACAGCTTCCTGTCCTCCTCCCTGGTCAAGGAGGTCGCGGCCTGGGGCGGCGACGTGTCCCACCTGGTGCCGCCGGCGGTGCTCGCCCGGCTCACCGAACGCCTGCGCGAGCGGTGA
- a CDS encoding DAK2 domain-containing protein, with product MPRAPQTLDAEAVRSWCRGALEALGREREEIDAINVYPVADGDTGTNLYLTVESAARAVDATFTDATDGPPGVAEAIRAMARGALLGACGNSGTILSQLLRGMAGVLASGGDGDHLARAFASAAEAARRAVAHPVEGTLLTVADAAARACDGGRDLLTVASAAYQGACEALDATPGQLAALRRAGVVDAGGRGLVAVLGALVEALSGETPARPAARERSRPAPNGDLAGPLDIAGALDCDGALDCDGADAPAAGPAYEVIYLLEAEDAAVDRLRTRLDELGDSLVVVGGDGLWNVHVHVDDAGAAVEAGVEAGRPYRIRITHFDLPEPAGRAVVAVLPGEGLAGLCAEAGATTLLARPGEPPTGTELAEAIRRAHAHEVVLLPNDTELRGVAAAAAEQVRAEGIRVALIPTRAAVQGIAALAVHEPARRFDEDVVAMTAAAGATRYAELAVAERQSFTSAGVCQAGDVLGLIEGDVAVIGRDLTATAVTVLDRMLSAGGELVTLIVSSDTPAALAPTLEQHVRAAHLAVDTTVYHAGEGAPPLLIGVE from the coding sequence TTGCCGCGAGCACCGCAGACCCTCGACGCCGAGGCGGTCCGATCCTGGTGCCGGGGGGCGCTGGAGGCGCTCGGCAGGGAGCGCGAGGAGATCGACGCGATCAACGTCTATCCCGTCGCGGACGGCGACACCGGCACCAACCTCTACCTGACGGTGGAGTCGGCGGCCCGGGCCGTGGACGCGACCTTCACGGACGCGACCGACGGCCCTCCCGGCGTCGCCGAGGCCATACGGGCCATGGCCCGGGGCGCCCTCCTCGGCGCCTGCGGCAACTCCGGCACCATCCTCTCCCAGCTGCTGCGGGGCATGGCCGGCGTCCTCGCCTCGGGCGGTGACGGGGATCACCTCGCCCGGGCCTTCGCGAGCGCCGCCGAAGCGGCCCGCAGGGCCGTCGCCCACCCCGTCGAGGGCACCCTCCTCACCGTCGCCGACGCCGCCGCCCGCGCCTGCGACGGGGGCCGCGACCTCCTGACGGTGGCCTCGGCGGCCTACCAGGGGGCGTGCGAGGCCCTCGACGCCACCCCCGGACAACTGGCCGCGCTCCGCCGCGCCGGGGTCGTGGACGCCGGCGGACGCGGTCTGGTGGCCGTGCTCGGAGCGCTCGTGGAAGCCCTGTCCGGTGAGACGCCCGCCCGCCCCGCGGCACGGGAACGCTCCCGGCCCGCCCCGAACGGCGACCTCGCCGGCCCCCTCGACATCGCCGGCGCCCTCGACTGCGACGGCGCCCTCGACTGCGACGGCGCCGACGCACCCGCCGCCGGCCCCGCCTACGAGGTGATCTACCTCCTGGAGGCCGAGGACGCCGCCGTCGACCGGCTCCGGACCCGCCTCGACGAACTGGGGGACTCCCTGGTCGTCGTCGGCGGCGACGGGCTGTGGAACGTGCACGTCCACGTCGACGACGCCGGCGCGGCCGTCGAGGCGGGCGTCGAGGCGGGACGCCCGTACCGCATCCGCATCACCCACTTCGACCTGCCCGAGCCCGCCGGACGCGCCGTCGTCGCCGTCCTGCCCGGCGAGGGCCTCGCCGGGCTGTGCGCCGAGGCCGGCGCCACCACGCTGCTCGCCCGCCCCGGCGAACCCCCCACCGGCACCGAACTCGCCGAGGCCATCCGCCGCGCCCACGCCCACGAGGTCGTGCTGCTGCCCAACGACACCGAGCTGCGCGGGGTCGCCGCCGCGGCCGCCGAACAGGTCAGGGCCGAGGGCATCCGCGTCGCCCTCATCCCCACCCGCGCCGCCGTCCAGGGCATCGCCGCCCTCGCCGTCCACGAACCGGCCCGCCGCTTCGACGAGGACGTCGTCGCCATGACCGCCGCGGCCGGCGCCACCCGCTACGCCGAACTGGCCGTCGCCGAACGCCAGTCCTTCACCTCCGCGGGCGTCTGCCAGGCCGGCGACGTCCTCGGCCTCATCGAGGGCGACGTCGCCGTCATCGGCCGGGACCTCACCGCCACCGCCGTCACGGTCCTCGACCGCATGCTCTCCGCCGGCGGCGAACTCGTCACGCTCATCGTCTCCTCCGACACCCCCGCCGCCCTCGCCCCCACCCTCGAACAGCACGTCCGCGCCGCGCACTTGGCGGTCGACACCACCGTCTACCACGCGGGCGAGGGAGCCCCGCCGCTGCTGATCGGGGTCGAGTAG
- a CDS encoding DUF177 domain-containing protein, which translates to MLPASTGDAYGSPHVVNDPKAGRALSTRLDHRNPLVFDTHELGRRPGAMQRLSRTVDAPVDLGIADVIAVPEGAPVEIELRLESVMEGVLVTGTARASAEGECVRCLEPVELDVDADFQEMFSYPDSDDRGRSKAAADDEAEDGEDMIPLEDGMFDLEPVLRDAVVLALPMQPVCREDCAGLCSECGASLNDDPDHHHDAVDARWAALQGLAGSLGTDEKDNMSDAASGVDEKQEK; encoded by the coding sequence ATGCTGCCCGCTTCGACTGGCGACGCGTACGGCAGCCCCCACGTCGTGAACGATCCGAAAGCAGGAAGAGCCCTGAGCACGCGCCTCGACCATCGCAACCCCCTCGTGTTCGACACGCACGAGCTGGGACGGCGTCCTGGTGCCATGCAGCGGCTCTCCCGCACGGTCGACGCCCCGGTCGACCTGGGGATCGCCGACGTCATCGCGGTGCCCGAGGGCGCCCCGGTGGAGATCGAGCTCCGTCTCGAGTCGGTCATGGAAGGGGTGCTTGTCACAGGCACCGCCCGTGCATCGGCCGAGGGGGAGTGCGTAAGGTGTCTGGAGCCCGTCGAGCTCGATGTCGACGCGGATTTCCAGGAGATGTTCTCGTACCCCGACTCCGACGACCGGGGCCGCTCGAAGGCGGCCGCGGACGACGAAGCCGAGGACGGCGAGGACATGATCCCCCTCGAGGACGGCATGTTCGACCTCGAACCCGTGCTGCGTGATGCGGTGGTGCTCGCACTGCCGATGCAGCCGGTGTGCCGGGAGGACTGTGCGGGCCTGTGCTCCGAGTGCGGAGCCAGCCTGAACGACGACCCGGACCACCACCATGACGCCGTCGACGCACGTTGGGCGGCACTGCAGGGACTCGCCGGTTCGCTGGGAACCGACGAGAAGGACAACATGAGCGATGCCGCATCCGGTGTCGACGAGAAGCAGGAGAAGTAG
- a CDS encoding CAP domain-containing protein, producing the protein MGRHRGARRGAPVRTGLLGVSAAVAVGAIGVAAGLLPGGDTFTTGGSATGEQRTEAQQAPSLTTQGGSSTSPARTGSGTPAGRGTGSAQAPSAPTTPSAKPSAPKPAATEPAATKAQPSSAPAAKPVPEVTRTTRTPAAEPPRTTRRTGAPATRTPVSSPSAATRSLSSKAAAAEAEVVRLVNVERAQVGCGPVRSDSGLAALAGAFSADMAARNFFHHIDPDGATPWSRAAKAGITNLGAENIARGQVDAAAVMKSWMASDGHRANILNCDYTTLGVGVHFAEGGPWWTQDFGF; encoded by the coding sequence ATGGGACGTCATCGCGGCGCACGACGCGGCGCACCCGTGCGCACCGGACTGCTCGGTGTCTCCGCGGCGGTCGCGGTCGGCGCGATCGGCGTGGCGGCGGGCCTGCTGCCCGGCGGCGACACGTTCACGACCGGCGGCAGCGCCACCGGTGAGCAGCGCACCGAGGCGCAGCAGGCGCCGAGCCTGACCACGCAGGGCGGCTCCTCGACGTCCCCGGCCCGTACGGGCAGCGGCACCCCGGCGGGCAGGGGTACGGGCAGCGCCCAGGCCCCCTCCGCGCCGACCACCCCGTCGGCGAAGCCCTCGGCGCCGAAGCCCGCCGCGACCGAGCCCGCCGCGACGAAGGCGCAGCCCTCCTCCGCGCCCGCCGCGAAGCCGGTCCCCGAGGTGACCAGGACCACCAGGACGCCGGCGGCCGAGCCGCCGCGGACGACCCGTCGGACCGGGGCTCCGGCCACCAGGACCCCCGTCTCCTCCCCCTCCGCCGCCACCCGCTCCCTGAGCAGCAAGGCGGCGGCCGCCGAGGCGGAGGTCGTGCGGCTTGTGAACGTCGAGCGCGCGCAGGTGGGCTGCGGCCCGGTGCGCTCCGACTCCGGCCTCGCGGCCCTGGCCGGCGCCTTCAGCGCGGACATGGCCGCCCGGAACTTCTTCCACCACATCGACCCGGACGGCGCCACCCCGTGGAGCCGGGCCGCGAAGGCCGGCATCACCAACCTGGGCGCCGAGAACATCGCCCGCGGGCAGGTCGACGCGGCGGCGGTGATGAAGTCCTGGATGGCGAGCGACGGCCACCGCGCCAACATCCTGAACTGCGACTACACGACCCTGGGCGTGGGTGTGCACTTCGCCGAGGGCGGCCCGTGGTGGACCCAGGACTTCGGTTTCTGA
- the rnc gene encoding ribonuclease III, with amino-acid sequence MSDHVSSASSHTLLEGRLGYQLESALLVRALTHRSYAYENGGLPTNERLEFLGDSVLGLVVTDTLYRTHPDLPEGQLAKLRAAVVNSRALAEVGRGLDLGSFIRLGRGEEGTGGRDKASILADTLEAVIGAVYLDQGLDAASELVHRLFDPLIEKSSNLGAGLDWKTSLQELTAAEGLGVPEYLVSEEGPDHEKTFTAAARVGGVSYGTGTGRSKKEAEQQAAESAWRAIRAAADERVAAAKAVVENAVDTAVAGDGEEAADPSSTRDQATA; translated from the coding sequence ATGTCTGACCACGTCAGTTCAGCCTCGTCCCACACGCTTCTGGAAGGGCGGCTCGGGTATCAGCTCGAGTCCGCCCTTCTGGTGCGTGCGCTCACCCACCGTTCCTACGCGTACGAGAACGGCGGTCTGCCCACCAACGAGCGTCTGGAGTTCCTCGGGGACTCCGTGCTCGGCCTGGTGGTCACGGACACGCTGTACCGCACCCACCCCGACCTGCCCGAGGGCCAGCTGGCCAAACTGCGGGCCGCGGTGGTCAACTCGCGTGCGCTGGCGGAGGTGGGCCGCGGCCTCGACCTCGGCTCCTTCATCCGGCTCGGCCGGGGCGAGGAAGGCACGGGCGGCCGGGACAAGGCGTCCATCCTCGCCGACACCCTTGAAGCGGTGATCGGCGCGGTCTATCTCGACCAGGGCCTCGACGCGGCGTCCGAGCTGGTGCACCGGCTCTTCGACCCGCTGATCGAGAAGTCCTCGAACCTCGGTGCGGGCCTGGACTGGAAGACCAGTCTCCAGGAGCTGACCGCGGCCGAGGGTCTGGGTGTTCCGGAGTACCTCGTCAGCGAGGAGGGTCCGGACCACGAGAAGACCTTCACTGCTGCCGCCCGCGTCGGTGGTGTCTCGTACGGCACCGGCACCGGCCGCAGCAAGAAGGAAGCGGAGCAGCAGGCGGCGGAATCCGCGTGGCGCGCGATTCGCGCGGCCGCGGACGAGCGCGTGGCGGCGGCGAAGGCCGTCGTCGAGAACGCGGTCGACACCGCCGTCGCGGGCGACGGGGAAGAGGCCGCCGACCCCTCTTCCACCAGGGACCAGGCCACGGCCTGA